Proteins encoded together in one uncultured Desulfosarcina sp. window:
- a CDS encoding methyl-accepting chemotaxis protein translates to MKMMQKVSTRILLPVVTATVIFSGALYMVAGTTMNKMVERNLDRIARSKVADIAISEKRIANKMLGQAALFSRAKAVQDAYLTAYQGDIRNADDPQMEAARKELRRYFASIEKGYESISDGKAFRIHFHVPPARSLLRLWQKKQNKSDDLAAFRNTVATISGGNHAPITGIEIGRGGFAIRGIAPVIADSGKYLGSAEVLSSYDPLVKYSINNDHEYIAVYMNKEFLSIATKLQDSAKNPIIGGRFVFVSSTRSEVTEPILTPDLLEKGRSQVANLRKDNYAITVFPIKDFSGKQIGVMAYVFDASEMIATLATNQWGIVALCLLLLVCIIVPLFFGVRSVTKPINHTAAMIKDIAQGEGDLTKRLPVMKKDEIGELAGWFNTFLDKLQAMIQKIATNSSDVGQSSKEFAEIAAQLSADAVETSQRSNNVSAAAEEMSANLNNVAAAMEQSSTNTSMVASASEEMTATINEIAQNAEKARSISDQAVQKAGDASSQMDELGQAAQGIGKVVETITEISEQVNLLALNATIEAARAGEAGKGFAVVANEIKELAKQTSAATLEIKQKIENIQGSTEGTVQGINEISSVIASVNDIVGTIATAVEEQSATTQEIANNINQASTGIQEVNENVSQSSTVAEEITKDIAVVNQSAGNFVSSSDQMMGKAEELERMASDLNVIVSGFKV, encoded by the coding sequence ATGAAAATGATGCAAAAAGTAAGTACCCGTATATTGCTGCCAGTCGTCACGGCCACCGTGATTTTTTCAGGCGCCCTGTATATGGTTGCCGGAACCACGATGAACAAAATGGTAGAACGCAACCTGGACCGGATCGCCCGATCCAAGGTCGCCGATATTGCCATCAGCGAGAAACGGATCGCCAACAAGATGCTGGGACAGGCCGCCCTGTTCAGCCGGGCTAAAGCGGTACAGGACGCTTATCTCACGGCCTATCAGGGCGATATCCGAAATGCCGACGATCCGCAGATGGAGGCCGCCCGGAAAGAACTCAGGCGATATTTCGCCAGTATCGAAAAAGGCTACGAATCCATTTCCGACGGCAAAGCCTTTCGCATCCATTTTCACGTTCCGCCGGCCAGAAGTCTGTTGCGCCTGTGGCAGAAGAAACAAAATAAAAGCGACGATCTGGCTGCCTTCAGAAATACGGTGGCCACCATCAGCGGCGGAAATCACGCCCCCATTACTGGTATCGAGATCGGCCGCGGCGGCTTCGCCATTCGCGGGATTGCGCCGGTCATTGCCGACAGCGGAAAATACCTGGGCTCGGCCGAGGTGCTTTCCTCCTATGATCCGCTGGTCAAGTACAGCATCAACAATGACCACGAATACATTGCCGTCTATATGAACAAAGAATTTCTGTCCATCGCCACCAAACTTCAGGACAGCGCTAAAAATCCGATAATCGGGGGCCGGTTCGTATTCGTATCGTCCACCCGTTCCGAAGTCACCGAGCCCATTCTGACGCCGGATCTCCTGGAGAAGGGCCGTTCACAGGTCGCCAACCTCAGGAAGGACAATTACGCGATCACGGTTTTTCCCATCAAGGACTTCAGCGGCAAACAAATCGGTGTGATGGCATATGTATTCGATGCGTCGGAGATGATTGCCACCCTGGCAACCAACCAGTGGGGGATCGTTGCTCTCTGTCTCTTGCTGCTGGTCTGCATCATTGTCCCGCTTTTTTTCGGTGTACGCTCGGTGACCAAACCGATCAATCATACCGCAGCGATGATAAAGGATATCGCCCAAGGCGAGGGAGATCTGACCAAGCGCCTACCTGTCATGAAGAAGGATGAAATCGGAGAACTGGCCGGCTGGTTCAACACTTTTTTGGATAAGCTCCAGGCCATGATCCAGAAGATTGCCACGAATTCTTCCGATGTAGGCCAATCGTCCAAAGAGTTTGCCGAAATTGCCGCGCAGTTGTCTGCCGATGCGGTTGAAACCTCCCAGCGCTCCAACAACGTATCCGCCGCCGCCGAGGAGATGAGCGCCAATTTGAACAATGTGGCTGCGGCCATGGAGCAGTCCTCCACGAACACCTCCATGGTGGCCTCCGCCTCCGAGGAAATGACCGCTACCATCAACGAGATCGCCCAGAACGCCGAAAAGGCGCGGTCCATCTCCGATCAGGCCGTGCAGAAGGCCGGTGATGCGTCCAGCCAGATGGATGAGCTGGGCCAGGCGGCCCAGGGCATCGGCAAGGTGGTGGAGACCATCACCGAGATTTCCGAACAGGTCAACCTGCTGGCCCTCAACGCCACCATCGAGGCGGCCCGGGCCGGCGAGGCCGGCAAGGGCTTTGCCGTGGTGGCCAACGAGATCAAGGAGCTGGCCAAGCAGACCAGCGCCGCGACCCTGGAGATCAAGCAGAAGATCGAAAACATCCAGGGCAGTACTGAAGGCACGGTGCAGGGCATCAACGAGATCTCTTCGGTCATTGCCAGTGTCAACGACATCGTCGGCACTATCGCCACGGCTGTGGAAGAGCAGAGCGCAACCACTCAGGAGATCGCCAACAACATCAATCAGGCCTCAACGGGCATCCAGGAAGTGAACGAGAACGTCAGCCAGAGTTCCACGGTGGCCGAGGAAATCACCAAGGACATCGCCGTTGTCAACCAGAGCGCCGGTAACTTTGTCAGCAGCAGCGATCAAATGATGGGAAAAGCAGAAGAACTAGAGCGGATGGCTTCGGATCTAAACGTCATTGTCTCCGGTTTTAAAGTGTGA
- a CDS encoding radical SAM protein, translating into MKQPDYRYLFGPVPSRRFGRSLGIDLIPHKTCSLDCVFCQLGRTGQKTIERRQYVPIEAVIEEIRHWLQTDGQADYLTLSGSGEPTLHSDFGQVLEFLHDQPIPSVLLTNGTLLHLPEVRAAASLAKVVKVSLSAWNQQSFEWVNRPHEAIEFNVFMEGLRQFRSEYEGQLWLEVFLLSGINAMPVNVEKIARLAREIHPERIHLNTIARPPAEDFAAAVPFEQLEELVTLFDPLAQIAAGLPVQRTKDVEANEARILGMLRRRPCTIKQIEAAFGMHINEVSKILGQLLQQNRIRADLRNEEVYYTCR; encoded by the coding sequence ATGAAACAGCCTGACTACCGCTATCTTTTCGGCCCTGTACCCTCCCGGCGTTTCGGACGTTCGCTGGGAATCGACCTGATCCCGCACAAGACCTGCAGCCTGGATTGTGTCTTCTGCCAACTGGGCCGCACCGGGCAGAAAACCATCGAACGCCGGCAATACGTCCCCATCGAAGCGGTCATCGAAGAAATCCGCCACTGGCTGCAAACCGATGGCCAGGCCGATTACCTGACCCTTTCCGGTTCCGGGGAGCCGACCCTGCATTCGGACTTCGGCCAGGTACTGGAATTTCTTCACGACCAGCCCATCCCTTCGGTGCTGTTGACCAACGGCACCCTGCTCCACCTGCCGGAAGTGCGGGCGGCCGCATCGCTGGCCAAGGTGGTGAAAGTATCCTTGAGCGCCTGGAACCAGCAATCCTTCGAGTGGGTCAACCGTCCCCACGAAGCGATTGAATTCAACGTGTTCATGGAGGGGTTGCGACAATTTCGCAGCGAGTACGAGGGCCAATTGTGGTTGGAGGTATTTCTGCTGTCCGGCATCAACGCCATGCCCGTGAATGTCGAAAAAATCGCCCGCCTGGCCCGGGAAATTCATCCGGAGCGCATTCATCTCAACACCATCGCCCGTCCGCCGGCAGAGGATTTCGCCGCTGCCGTGCCCTTCGAGCAGCTTGAGGAACTGGTCACGCTGTTCGATCCGCTGGCCCAGATCGCCGCCGGACTGCCTGTCCAGCGAACAAAGGACGTCGAGGCCAACGAGGCCCGCATTCTGGGCATGCTCAGGCGCCGGCCCTGCACGATCAAACAGATCGAGGCGGCTTTCGGCATGCACATCAACGAGGTGTCGAAAATCCTCGGGCAATTGCTTCAACAGAACCGGATCCGTGCCGACCTGAGAAATGAAGAGGTGTATTACACCTGTCGTTAG
- a CDS encoding iron-sulfur cluster assembly scaffold protein, translating to MTDKLDQFVENLQQQIFDETREAFGEAGFQRWRNPLYRGPLADADSHARVTGECGDTMEIFLKFKDHRVCDAAYLTDGCGSSTVCGSFAAEMAIGKTPDELTDITGDAVLEKLGNFPEEDRHCAFLAAATVQEALNLYMSKIVSKK from the coding sequence ATGACAGACAAACTGGATCAATTCGTAGAAAACCTGCAGCAACAGATATTCGATGAAACCCGCGAGGCATTCGGTGAAGCCGGATTTCAACGCTGGCGCAATCCGCTTTACCGGGGGCCTTTGGCCGACGCGGATTCCCATGCGCGGGTCACGGGAGAATGCGGCGACACCATGGAGATCTTTCTCAAATTCAAGGATCATCGGGTGTGCGACGCCGCCTACCTGACGGACGGTTGCGGATCGAGCACGGTATGCGGCTCCTTTGCCGCGGAAATGGCCATCGGCAAGACACCGGACGAACTCACGGACATTACCGGCGACGCCGTTCTGGAGAAGCTGGGTAACTTTCCGGAAGAGGATCGGCACTGCGCATTTCTGGCGGCGGCCACGGTTCAGGAGGCCTTAAATCTTTATATGAGTAAAATCGTCTCCAAAAAATAA
- a CDS encoding NifB/NifX family molybdenum-iron cluster-binding protein — protein MKIAISANGQNLDTTVNERFGRCPYFLIVETDDMSCEAIPNTNAELSSGAGIQAASMVASKGARAIITGSCGPKAMQVFSETGLQTILNQQGVVRDVVEAFKSGSLSATGRANAPSKAGVAAGAGQAAMGMGGGRGLGGGRGMGGGRGMGMGGGRGMGRRCGGYGAGFSGGGQTSDALPREQELAELKRQADACKEQLSAIEDRIKQLS, from the coding sequence ATGAAAATCGCAATCAGTGCCAATGGCCAGAACCTCGATACCACCGTCAACGAACGCTTCGGCCGGTGCCCTTATTTTCTCATCGTCGAAACGGATGACATGAGCTGCGAGGCAATACCCAACACCAATGCCGAGTTGTCCAGCGGAGCCGGTATCCAGGCGGCCAGCATGGTCGCGTCCAAGGGCGCCAGGGCGATCATCACCGGCAGCTGCGGCCCCAAAGCCATGCAGGTCTTTTCCGAAACGGGGCTGCAGACGATTCTGAACCAACAGGGAGTCGTCCGGGACGTCGTCGAGGCGTTTAAAAGCGGGTCCCTGAGCGCCACCGGCCGCGCCAACGCGCCTTCAAAAGCGGGCGTTGCCGCCGGAGCCGGCCAGGCCGCCATGGGCATGGGCGGCGGACGGGGTCTCGGCGGCGGTCGCGGCATGGGCGGCGGCAGGGGAATGGGCATGGGCGGTGGTCGCGGCATGGGGCGACGATGCGGCGGCTATGGCGCCGGTTTTTCCGGTGGGGGGCAGACTTCTGATGCCTTGCCCCGGGAGCAGGAACTGGCGGAGTTGAAGCGCCAGGCCGATGCCTGCAAGGAGCAGTTGTCGGCTATTGAGGACAGGATCAAACAGCTTTCGTGA
- a CDS encoding Mrp/NBP35 family ATP-binding protein yields the protein MKKSSEGVGIMDKPPEPSPDELARQSLTKIKNKIMVMSGKGGVGKSSVSVNLAIALAEKGFKVGLMDVDIHGPDIPRMLGLSGMLDAGADRKLNPMRYSDNLSAVSIESLMVNKDDAVIWRGPVKHGAIRQFLSEVAWGNLDYLIIDSPPGTGDEPLTVAQLIKDARAVIVTTPQEVALADVRKSISFCKTVKMEILGLIENMSGYTCPHCGKAVDLFGSGGGERTAAQSGLRLLGRIPFDPRVVQCGDAGVSYSRQYADSPVSKAFAGIVDQVTAALEK from the coding sequence ATGAAAAAATCATCCGAAGGTGTCGGCATTATGGACAAACCACCGGAGCCGAGCCCCGATGAACTGGCCAGGCAATCGCTGACCAAAATCAAGAACAAAATCATGGTGATGAGCGGGAAAGGCGGCGTCGGAAAGTCCAGCGTCTCCGTCAACCTGGCTATCGCCCTGGCCGAAAAGGGATTCAAGGTCGGTTTGATGGATGTGGATATTCACGGCCCCGATATTCCCAGGATGCTGGGACTTTCGGGAATGCTGGATGCCGGCGCCGACAGAAAACTGAATCCCATGCGCTATTCCGACAACCTGTCGGCGGTTTCCATCGAATCCCTCATGGTCAACAAAGACGATGCGGTCATCTGGCGCGGGCCGGTCAAACACGGCGCTATCCGTCAATTCCTCAGCGAGGTGGCCTGGGGCAACCTGGACTACCTGATTATCGATTCCCCTCCCGGAACCGGCGACGAACCCCTTACCGTAGCACAGTTGATCAAGGATGCCCGGGCCGTCATCGTCACCACGCCCCAGGAGGTTGCCCTGGCGGATGTGAGAAAATCGATCAGTTTTTGCAAGACCGTCAAAATGGAAATTCTCGGTCTCATCGAAAATATGAGCGGCTACACCTGCCCCCATTGCGGCAAGGCCGTCGATCTATTCGGTTCCGGCGGCGGTGAGCGGACGGCGGCGCAGTCCGGCTTGAGGCTTTTGGGACGCATTCCCTTCGATCCCCGGGTGGTGCAATGCGGCGACGCCGGCGTATCCTACAGCCGACAGTATGCGGACTCTCCGGTCTCCAAGGCCTTTGCGGGAATCGTCGACCAGGTTACCGCCGCCCTTGAAAAATAA
- a CDS encoding response regulator translates to MKVAVTVWKERISPVFDASRRLLIAEIEDRRITDRSYVIFDPEMPSNLAKILSELDVPVLICGAVSQVPANIMANGGIELIPFITGEVDRILEVYARGNPLAPAFLMPGCHDGDRCAEPHSHEQRSNPLTQLLFVTNQKNRFAAMQAEIEARDGSVAWATSGLDALERLKQTPADLVVVDENLDDMPGLTFVERLVAVNPMINCALVSSLSGKEYHDASEGLGILMQLPIEPDRGDAKQLMAHLNQILKR, encoded by the coding sequence ATGAAAGTAGCTGTCACCGTCTGGAAGGAACGCATTTCACCGGTGTTTGACGCCTCCCGGCGCCTGTTGATTGCAGAGATCGAAGACCGCCGGATTACGGACCGGTCCTACGTCATTTTCGATCCCGAAATGCCGTCCAACCTGGCAAAAATCCTGTCGGAACTCGACGTGCCCGTGCTGATCTGCGGCGCGGTGTCACAGGTTCCGGCCAATATCATGGCCAACGGCGGCATCGAGCTGATTCCCTTTATCACCGGTGAAGTGGATCGCATCCTGGAGGTGTACGCCCGGGGCAATCCCCTGGCGCCCGCCTTTTTGATGCCCGGCTGCCATGACGGCGACCGCTGTGCGGAACCCCATTCACATGAACAAAGGAGCAACCCATTGACCCAACTGCTGTTCGTCACGAACCAAAAGAATCGTTTCGCCGCGATGCAGGCGGAAATCGAAGCCCGCGACGGATCGGTCGCCTGGGCGACATCCGGCCTTGACGCTTTGGAGAGATTGAAACAAACACCCGCCGACCTTGTCGTAGTGGATGAAAATCTGGACGACATGCCCGGCTTGACTTTCGTCGAACGCCTGGTGGCCGTCAATCCCATGATCAACTGCGCCCTGGTCAGTTCGCTTTCCGGAAAGGAATACCACGATGCCAGTGAAGGGCTGGGCATTTTGATGCAGCTTCCGATCGAACCGGACCGCGGCGATGCAAAGCAGCTGATGGCCCATCTGAACCAAATTTTGAAAAGATAG
- a CDS encoding sigma 54-interacting transcriptional regulator translates to MKKSPPAPIVENVTEIILESISDGVFTVDHEWRIMSFNRAAEKITGIPRREAIGRRCWEVFRSNMCEEDCALKRTMEEGTSLTSSSTYIVRSDKKRIPISVSTAPLVGSNGEVLGGVETFRDCSVVEALRKCLDGRFQIGDIVSRSDAMHAILAILPMVAESGSTVLLEGETGTGKELLARAIHEASPRKGKPFVAINCGALPDTLLESELFGYKAGAFTNAAKDKAGYFAATRGGTIFLDEIGDTSSAFQVKLLRVLEEQAFVPLGSVKKIASDVRVIAATNQNLADQVARGNFRQDLFYRINVVRMNLPPLRERKEDIPLLIGHFIEKMNLLRGKAITGVDGDVLQVLMGHDYPGNIRELENIIEHAFVLCRGGNIKAEHLPGSMGSRHQPPKEQSALTHTLNSTEAHAIANALKRNSYSRLAAARELGMHKSTLFRKIKKLGIVLPQVDGRSKTGKRG, encoded by the coding sequence ATGAAAAAGTCACCCCCTGCGCCCATTGTGGAAAACGTCACCGAAATCATCCTGGAAAGCATTTCCGACGGCGTGTTTACCGTCGATCACGAATGGCGCATCATGTCCTTCAATCGCGCCGCAGAAAAAATAACCGGAATCCCCCGGCGCGAGGCCATCGGCCGCCGCTGCTGGGAGGTGTTCCGGTCCAACATGTGCGAAGAGGACTGCGCCCTGAAACGCACCATGGAGGAAGGCACCTCACTGACCAGCAGTTCCACCTATATCGTCAGAAGCGACAAGAAGCGGATTCCCATTTCCGTTTCCACGGCACCGCTGGTCGGCAGCAACGGCGAGGTGCTGGGGGGCGTTGAGACCTTCCGGGATTGCAGCGTGGTGGAAGCCCTGCGCAAGTGCCTGGACGGCCGCTTCCAGATTGGCGACATCGTCAGCCGCAGCGATGCCATGCATGCAATCCTGGCGATTCTGCCCATGGTGGCGGAAAGCGGCAGCACGGTCCTGCTCGAAGGCGAGACCGGGACGGGCAAGGAATTGCTGGCCCGGGCGATTCACGAAGCCAGCCCCCGCAAGGGCAAGCCCTTTGTAGCCATCAACTGCGGCGCCCTGCCCGACACCCTGCTGGAATCCGAACTCTTCGGATATAAAGCCGGGGCCTTTACCAACGCCGCGAAAGACAAGGCCGGCTACTTTGCGGCCACCCGGGGCGGCACGATTTTCCTGGATGAAATCGGAGACACCAGTTCGGCCTTCCAGGTAAAACTGCTTCGGGTTTTAGAAGAGCAGGCTTTCGTACCGCTGGGTTCGGTCAAAAAAATTGCATCCGATGTCCGGGTCATCGCCGCCACCAATCAGAATCTGGCCGATCAGGTCGCCAGGGGGAATTTCCGCCAGGACCTGTTCTATCGCATCAACGTGGTTCGCATGAATCTGCCCCCCCTTCGGGAGCGCAAAGAGGACATCCCTTTGCTCATCGGCCACTTCATCGAAAAAATGAACCTGCTGCGGGGCAAGGCCATCACCGGCGTGGATGGCGATGTTCTCCAGGTCCTCATGGGCCACGACTATCCCGGCAATATCCGCGAACTGGAAAACATCATCGAGCATGCCTTCGTTCTGTGCAGAGGCGGAAACATCAAGGCGGAGCACCTGCCCGGCAGCATGGGAAGCCGGCACCAGCCACCCAAAGAGCAAAGCGCGCTGACCCACACGCTCAACTCCACCGAGGCCCATGCCATCGCCAATGCCCTCAAACGCAACAGCTACAGCCGTCTGGCCGCAGCCAGGGAACTGGGCATGCACAAAAGCACGCTTTTTCGAAAAATTAAAAAACTGGGCATCGTTCTTCCGCAGGTCGACGGTCGCTCGAAAACCGGAAAACGGGGATAG
- a CDS encoding paraquat-inducible protein A, producing the protein MTQPLIACHECDLLHRMQPLPANSKARCRRCGALLYAHAPKTVDRTLAFALAGLVLFIIANIYPFLSLESQGAVLETNLITGTIILSGQSMAGVAILVLLTSMLIPCMLLLALVYVLWPIKRGFRLPLARHVFRVALSLRPWSMTEIFLLGILVSVVKLSKMATIIPGTALFSFLALVFVLAGVAAFLEPRVVWEKIYR; encoded by the coding sequence ATGACGCAACCCCTGATTGCCTGCCATGAGTGCGACCTGTTGCATCGTATGCAGCCGCTGCCGGCAAACAGCAAGGCCCGGTGCCGCCGTTGCGGTGCCCTGTTGTACGCCCACGCCCCGAAAACCGTGGACCGTACTCTGGCTTTCGCCCTTGCCGGTCTGGTTTTATTCATCATCGCAAATATCTACCCCTTCCTCTCGCTGGAGTCCCAGGGGGCCGTTCTGGAAACCAACCTGATCACCGGAACGATTATTCTTTCCGGTCAGAGCATGGCCGGCGTGGCCATTTTAGTGCTGCTCACCAGCATGCTGATCCCCTGTATGCTCCTGCTGGCGCTGGTTTACGTGTTGTGGCCGATCAAACGGGGATTTCGCCTGCCACTCGCCCGGCACGTTTTCCGCGTGGCCCTGAGCCTGCGGCCGTGGAGCATGACCGAGATTTTTTTGTTGGGAATTCTGGTGTCGGTGGTCAAATTGTCGAAAATGGCCACCATCATCCCGGGAACCGCCCTGTTTTCCTTTCTGGCCCTGGTATTCGTCCTGGCCGGTGTTGCGGCCTTTCTGGAGCCCCGTGTCGTCTGGGAGAAGATTTACCGATGA
- a CDS encoding paraquat-inducible protein A produces MNPRPATTTGTAAAAGLINCHSCRLLVRRPPPSNRQTIRCPRCGARLHMRKPNSIARTWSLVITALIFYIPANLLPVTVTTYLGSSQSDTILSGVLYFMRTGSWGIALIIFVASIVVPIAKLIVLSGLLISVQRHWNWRPEDRTRLYRITELVGRWSMLDVFVVAVLVSLVRMGYLTTIEAGAGVVYFAAVVIVTMIAATTFDPRLIWDALEREDASTAR; encoded by the coding sequence ATGAATCCGAGGCCTGCAACCACCACCGGTACGGCCGCAGCGGCAGGCCTGATCAACTGCCACAGCTGCCGCCTGCTGGTTCGCCGGCCGCCCCCGTCCAACCGGCAAACGATCCGCTGTCCCCGATGCGGGGCCCGGCTGCACATGAGAAAACCCAACAGCATCGCCCGAACCTGGTCCCTGGTCATCACGGCCTTGATTTTCTATATTCCGGCCAACCTGCTGCCGGTCACCGTCACGACCTACCTGGGCAGCAGCCAGTCCGACACCATTCTCAGCGGAGTTCTCTATTTTATGAGAACCGGTTCGTGGGGCATCGCCCTGATTATTTTTGTGGCCAGCATCGTGGTCCCCATTGCCAAACTGATCGTTCTCAGCGGGCTGTTGATTTCGGTGCAGCGGCATTGGAACTGGAGGCCGGAGGATCGCACCCGGCTCTACCGAATCACGGAGCTGGTGGGGCGCTGGTCCATGCTGGATGTCTTTGTGGTGGCCGTATTGGTTTCCCTGGTGCGCATGGGGTATCTGACGACCATCGAGGCCGGCGCCGGCGTCGTCTATTTTGCCGCCGTGGTGATCGTCACCATGATCGCGGCTACAACCTTCGACCCGAGACTGATCTGGGATGCCCTGGAGAGAGAAGATGCATCAACCGCCCGTTGA
- a CDS encoding MlaD family protein, with amino-acid sequence MHQPPVEPDPAEAIPEPEIQHRKRFSVVWLIPLLAALIGAWLAVKAISETGPTITIVFKSAEGLVPGKTEIKYKDVSVGKVRTIQLSEDLSEVLVTAEMSRDVADYLTGDTLFWIVRARVAVGEVSGISTLFSGAYIGMMPGSGGKIVHRFEGKEKPPAIFRDTPGRQFNLRADRLGSLDIGSPVYYRQVKVGRVTDVDMARDGTGVLLEIFIEAPYHQQVRRTSRFYNASGLNVNLGPDGVRIDTPSLASLLVGGISFFTAEGMNTEPPPEQSQIFTLYENRDSANASSYSYREYYLLYFKETVRGLSAGSPVEFYGIKIGEVVSIRLLFDQDQLTFRIPVLIAIEPDRIELSGELAIPEYQVMERLVEKGLRAQQRIGNLLTGQSYVSMQLHPEAAPRKINRQDTYPVLPTIPNTVEEITATAKGLLDRLNHLPFEETLKDIREAAQKVTTVVGSTALESAIDNIDQSFAEFKKVTSDFNDGTIPKLNEMLDQIKGAMAVGRQALDRANTVLGEGAPVVNNLNRLLLELQDAARSVEALADYLERHPDAIVFGKGDRQ; translated from the coding sequence ATGCATCAACCGCCCGTTGAGCCCGATCCTGCCGAAGCGATACCCGAGCCCGAAATCCAGCACAGGAAACGGTTTTCGGTCGTCTGGCTGATTCCGCTGCTGGCCGCGCTGATCGGCGCCTGGCTGGCCGTGAAAGCCATCAGCGAAACCGGTCCCACCATCACCATCGTCTTCAAGTCCGCCGAAGGTCTGGTTCCGGGGAAAACGGAGATCAAATATAAGGACGTCAGCGTTGGCAAGGTTCGGACCATCCAGCTCAGCGAGGACCTTTCCGAGGTGCTGGTAACGGCGGAAATGAGCCGCGATGTGGCTGACTATCTGACCGGCGATACATTGTTCTGGATCGTCCGGGCGCGTGTGGCGGTGGGCGAGGTTTCCGGTATCAGCACCCTTTTTTCCGGAGCCTATATCGGCATGATGCCGGGCAGCGGCGGCAAGATCGTGCACCGCTTCGAGGGCAAGGAAAAACCGCCGGCCATTTTCCGGGATACGCCGGGCCGGCAGTTCAATCTGCGGGCCGATCGCCTGGGCTCGCTGGATATCGGATCGCCGGTGTACTACCGCCAGGTCAAGGTGGGCCGGGTGACCGATGTGGATATGGCCAGGGACGGGACCGGGGTCCTGCTGGAGATTTTTATCGAAGCGCCCTACCACCAGCAGGTGAGGCGCACTTCGCGATTTTACAACGCCAGCGGTCTGAACGTGAACCTCGGGCCCGATGGCGTGCGCATCGACACCCCGTCGCTGGCCAGCCTGCTGGTGGGCGGCATCTCCTTTTTCACTGCCGAAGGCATGAATACCGAGCCGCCCCCCGAACAGAGTCAGATATTCACCCTGTACGAAAATCGCGACAGCGCCAATGCCTCCAGCTATAGCTATCGGGAGTACTATCTGCTCTACTTCAAAGAGACGGTCCGGGGGCTGTCTGCCGGGTCTCCAGTGGAATTTTACGGCATCAAGATCGGAGAGGTGGTCAGCATTCGGCTTCTGTTCGACCAGGATCAACTGACATTCCGCATTCCCGTGCTGATCGCCATCGAACCGGACCGTATCGAACTGTCCGGAGAACTGGCCATCCCCGAGTACCAGGTAATGGAGCGCCTGGTGGAAAAAGGGCTGCGCGCCCAGCAGCGCATCGGGAACCTTTTGACCGGGCAAAGCTACGTGAGCATGCAGCTTCACCCGGAAGCCGCGCCCCGCAAGATCAACAGGCAAGACACCTACCCGGTGCTGCCCACCATTCCCAATACGGTGGAGGAAATCACGGCGACGGCCAAAGGACTTCTGGATCGCCTCAACCATCTTCCCTTTGAAGAGACCCTGAAAGATATCCGCGAGGCGGCGCAGAAGGTGACGACCGTGGTCGGATCAACCGCCCTGGAGAGCGCCATCGATAATATCGATCAGAGCTTTGCCGAGTTCAAAAAGGTTACATCCGATTTCAACGACGGCACCATTCCCAAACTCAACGAAATGCTCGACCAGATCAAAGGCGCTATGGCCGTTGGCAGGCAGGCCCTGGATCGGGCCAACACTGTTTTGGGCGAGGGTGCGCCCGTCGTGAACAACCTCAATCGACTGCTGCTCGAATTGCAGGATGCCGCCCGGTCCGTGGAAGCCCTGGCCGATTATCTGGAGCGGCATCCCGACGCCATTGTTTTCGGAAAGGGGGATCGGCAATGA
- a CDS encoding PqiC family protein produces MKRPFLRVLIPALLLAMILGCRSVTPSVNHYVLRSLAAGESPAGTVDEPRSRIVAIGPVQLPAYVNRMQMVMLNDSSELEISEFHRWADYPDRLVQQVLEDNLQALLPHARVVSHPLPAGLEADVTLGIRFGELIGTTDKKMRLRAMWTLQRKGAPETERSWRTCLCEPISGTGFKALAAAHNRVLEKFCREVALAIDGLEWEK; encoded by the coding sequence ATGAAACGGCCGTTTTTACGGGTATTGATCCCGGCCCTGCTGTTGGCCATGATTCTCGGGTGCCGGTCGGTTACGCCTTCGGTGAATCACTACGTTCTGCGTTCCCTGGCCGCCGGAGAAAGTCCGGCAGGGACCGTTGACGAACCCCGGTCCCGGATCGTGGCCATCGGCCCGGTTCAGCTGCCCGCCTACGTCAACCGGATGCAGATGGTCATGCTGAACGATTCCAGTGAACTGGAGATTTCCGAGTTCCATCGCTGGGCAGACTATCCGGACCGGCTGGTGCAGCAGGTTCTGGAAGACAATCTTCAGGCGCTGCTCCCCCATGCCCGGGTGGTGAGCCACCCCCTGCCGGCGGGATTGGAAGCGGATGTCACCCTTGGCATCCGTTTCGGCGAACTGATCGGCACCACGGACAAGAAGATGCGGCTTCGGGCGATGTGGACGCTGCAACGCAAAGGCGCTCCGGAAACGGAGCGATCCTGGCGGACTTGCCTTTGCGAACCGATTTCCGGAACGGGCTTCAAAGCCTTGGCCGCCGCCCATAACCGGGTGTTGGAAAAGTTCTGCCGGGAAGTCGCGTTGGCTATTGACGGGCTTGAATGGGAGAAATGA